Sequence from the Methanobacteriaceae archaeon genome:
TGAACTGTCCCCGGGGAATGTCTGCCAAACTGGAGAAAAATGATTTTATCATATTTATGATATCATTCCAGAAATAAGCAAAGATCGCTACCAAGGTTCCTATATGTAGCAAAGTATCAAATGCTAGACTGGATTGCACACCCATGATTTCGGGCAAAAATACCAGGTGAGCAGAGCTGCTTATGGGGAGAAATTCTGTCAAACCCTGCACTATTCCTATAATTATTGCTTGTATAATGTCCATTTAATCACCTTAATTATCTTTTATTTTTTAAAATATTTCCTTAAAATTGATTTGAAATCAAATAGTTAATTCTTATCAAAAAATATTATTTAAATATGTTGTTTTTCTTAAAATAACCACTTTCAACTTAATGACTTCTACTATATAATAAATTTTATAAAATAAATTAATTATAACTTATAACTTTTTACTTATAAGTTATAACTTATACTTGAATATTTTTAAATACAATTCTGTTTTGATTTATTGGTAGATTAACTATTCTAAATAAGTTAACCAGCCAAATTCATCATTTACTTCTCCTTTGAGTATTTTGAAGAAGTTTTTTTGTAATTTTTCTGTAATAAGTCCTCTTTTCCCATTTCCAATAGTTATTTTATCCACAGAACGAATAGGGGTTACTTCAGCAGCAGTTCCAGTTAAAAATATTTCATCGGCCAGGTATAACATTTCTCTTGGAATTTGTTCTTCTCTAACATTTAAATCCATGGATTTAGCTAATTTTATAATGGAATCTCTGGTGATTCCTTTTAAAACTGATGAAGACATGGAGGGCGTGTAAATAATATCATCTTTGATTATGAATATGTTTTCACCACTTCCTTCACTGACCATTCCCTGATAATCAAGCATAATTCCTTCATCATAACCATTTTCCAAGGCTTCCATTTTAACCAGCTGAGAGTTCATGTAATTTGCCCCGGCCTTAGCCATATTCGGCAAAGTGTCAGGAGCCATCCTTCTCCAGGTAGAAACTCCAACATCTACTCCCAATTCTAGAGCTTCTTGACCTAAATAGCTTCCCCACTCCCAAGCAGCAATTACAACTTCTAAAGGATTTTTTAAAGGGTTTACTCCTAATTCTCCGTAACCTCTAAACACTACTGGCCTTATATAACATTCTTCTAATTGGTTGGTTTCTATGGTCTCCAGAATGGCCTTACAAATTTCTTCTTGAGAAAATGGAATTTCCATTCTATAGATTTTCCCAGAATCAAACAATCTTTCCACATGTTCTTCCAAACGGAAAACGGCGGAACCTTTTTCATTACGGTAGCATCTTATTCCCTCAAAAACACTGGATCCATAATGAACAACATGGGATAGAACATGCATTTTAGCATCACCCCAATCAACCAATTCGCCATTAAACCAAATTTTTCCTGATTCATCCCATGCCATGATTATACCTCGTAAGATTTAGATAATTTTTTTAATAGTTCCTATTTAATTTTAAATAATTTTATTTTTTTTTAGAAATATAAAATAAATTAATGTAAATTTAATTATAAATTAATTAGTTGGTACCACTTTTTAAATATATCAAAAATAATCCCTGATTGAATATTAATGAAAAACTAAAATATTAATTTACTCTGATTTAATATCATTATTTGGACGGTTTTGTCACTTTTTGCTATTTTTTTACTATTTATCTAATTTCTATGGAATTTTATTGGAAAAGTTTATATAGGCAGCCAGTCAAAATGAGATGTACTCGAGGGCCGGTGGTCTAGGGGTATGATACCTCGCTTACAACGAGGTGATCACGAGTTCGAATCTCGTCCGGCCCATTTAATATCTGATAATGACTTTTTTTCTTAATTACTTTTAAATAATAAGCTATATGGTTAATAAATCCTTGGAATATCAATTAAATTTTCAAAAATAATTAAATAAAAGGGTCCGTGGTCTAGGGGTATGATACCTCGCTCACACCGAGGTGATCGCGAGTTCGAATCTCGTCGGACCCATTTCATATTTCTATTCTTATTTTAAGATAAAAGAAATCTATAATATTAAATT
This genomic interval carries:
- a CDS encoding branched-chain amino acid transaminase encodes the protein MAWDESGKIWFNGELVDWGDAKMHVLSHVVHYGSSVFEGIRCYRNEKGSAVFRLEEHVERLFDSGKIYRMEIPFSQEEICKAILETIETNQLEECYIRPVVFRGYGELGVNPLKNPLEVVIAAWEWGSYLGQEALELGVDVGVSTWRRMAPDTLPNMAKAGANYMNSQLVKMEALENGYDEGIMLDYQGMVSEGSGENIFIIKDDIIYTPSMSSSVLKGITRDSIIKLAKSMDLNVREEQIPREMLYLADEIFLTGTAAEVTPIRSVDKITIGNGKRGLITEKLQKNFFKILKGEVNDEFGWLTYLE